In Fortiea contorta PCC 7126, one genomic interval encodes:
- a CDS encoding HypC/HybG/HupF family hydrogenase formation chaperone: protein MCLGIPGQIIEINDINHKLATVNVGGVKRQVNIACIVDEQHPPESCIGDWVLVHVGFAMNRINEQEAAETLKLLAEITEAMD from the coding sequence ATGTGTTTAGGAATTCCCGGACAAATTATCGAAATCAACGACATTAATCACAAATTAGCCACCGTTAATGTCGGTGGAGTTAAACGACAAGTAAATATTGCGTGCATCGTCGATGAACAACATCCGCCAGAATCTTGTATTGGTGATTGGGTATTAGTTCATGTCGGCTTCGCCATGAATCGTATTAACGAACAGGAAGCAGCAGAAACATTAAAACTGTTAGCAGAAATAACAGAAGCTATGGATTAG
- the hypD gene encoding hydrogenase formation protein HypD — MKYVDEFREPEKVEALRREIAKLCNQLTKPIKIMEVCGGHTHSIFKYGIEEILPDSLELVHGPGCPVCVMPKGRLDDAIAISLNHNVILATFGDAMRVPGAKISLLQAKAQGADIRMVYSPVDSLQIAKDNPDKQVVFFAIGFETTAPSTAFTVLQADAEKIPNFSMFSNHVLVIPALQTLLTNPDLQLDGFIGPGHVSMIIGTDPYQFISQQYHKPIVVTGFEPLDIFQSIWMLLKQLVENRCQVENQYNRLVQPQGNTIALQAINKVFAVRDNFDWRGLGEIPHSGLKIRPEYAQFDAELKFNLPNQKIPDHKACKCGQILQGILKPWECKVFGTACTPETPIGSCMVSSEGACAAYYKYGKHSTIAKKITAEKPNVNLSQQPLPPCGSLG, encoded by the coding sequence ATGAAGTATGTTGATGAATTTCGGGAACCAGAAAAAGTAGAAGCCTTACGCCGCGAAATAGCTAAATTATGCAATCAACTAACAAAACCAATTAAAATTATGGAAGTGTGCGGTGGACATACTCACTCCATATTTAAATATGGTATTGAAGAAATATTGCCCGATTCCCTAGAATTAGTTCATGGCCCTGGTTGTCCAGTATGCGTTATGCCAAAAGGGAGATTAGATGATGCGATCGCTATCTCCCTAAATCATAACGTCATCCTCGCCACTTTTGGCGATGCCATGCGGGTTCCCGGTGCCAAAATCAGCCTACTCCAAGCCAAAGCACAGGGCGCAGACATCCGTATGGTGTATTCTCCCGTGGATAGTCTGCAAATCGCCAAAGACAACCCAGACAAACAAGTCGTCTTCTTCGCTATAGGCTTTGAAACCACAGCCCCCAGCACCGCTTTCACCGTCCTCCAAGCAGACGCCGAAAAGATTCCTAACTTTAGCATGTTTTCTAATCACGTCCTCGTGATTCCCGCCCTTCAAACATTATTAACAAACCCAGACTTACAACTAGATGGATTTATTGGGCCCGGACACGTCAGCATGATAATTGGCACTGACCCTTATCAATTTATTTCCCAACAATATCATAAACCAATAGTTGTCACCGGATTTGAACCTTTAGATATCTTCCAATCAATTTGGATGCTATTAAAACAACTAGTAGAAAATCGTTGTCAAGTCGAAAATCAATACAACCGCCTTGTACAACCCCAAGGAAATACAATAGCCTTACAAGCCATCAACAAAGTTTTTGCAGTGCGAGATAATTTTGATTGGCGAGGACTAGGAGAAATCCCCCATTCCGGTTTAAAAATTCGTCCAGAATACGCCCAATTTGACGCAGAACTTAAATTCAATCTTCCTAACCAAAAAATTCCCGATCATAAAGCTTGCAAATGCGGTCAAATTCTCCAAGGAATTTTAAAACCTTGGGAATGCAAAGTATTCGGTACAGCTTGCACACCAGAAACACCCATTGGTAGTTGTATGGTATCTTCAGAAGGCGCTTGTGCAGCCTATTATAAATATGGCAAACACTCCACAATTGCTAAAAAAATCACGGCTGAAAAACCCAATGTCAATTTATCTCAACAACCTCTACCCCCCTGTGGTTCGTTGGGGTAA
- a CDS encoding DUF433 domain-containing protein codes for MDYQHIITIEPGKRSGKPCIRGMRITVYDILEYLAGGMTEVEILEDFSELRLEDIKACLAFAADREKKLFVASL; via the coding sequence ATGGACTATCAACACATCATTACAATTGAGCCTGGAAAGCGTAGTGGTAAGCCGTGTATTCGAGGAATGCGAATCACGGTGTATGATATTTTAGAATATTTAGCAGGTGGTATGACTGAAGTAGAAATTCTGGAAGATTTTTCTGAACTCAGATTAGAAGACATCAAAGCTTGTCTTGCTTTTGCAGCTGATCGTGAGAAAAAGTTATTTGTGGCATCACTGTGA
- a CDS encoding DUF5615 family PIN-like protein — protein sequence MKLLLDENLSDRIIHSILDLYPHSEHVKTLGMTNTDDAVIWEYAKANNFAIVSKDSDFHQRSLLYGYPPKFIYLRISNSPTSNIIQILRDNFDTIIQFKNSKKESILLLM from the coding sequence GTGAAACTCCTATTAGATGAAAACCTATCAGATAGAATTATTCACAGTATTTTAGATTTGTATCCTCATTCTGAACATGTCAAAACTTTAGGAATGACAAATACTGATGATGCAGTTATCTGGGAATATGCGAAAGCGAATAATTTTGCAATAGTTTCTAAAGATTCTGACTTTCACCAGCGCAGTTTACTGTATGGTTATCCACCCAAGTTTATTTATCTTCGTATTAGCAACAGCCCAACATCAAATATTATTCAAATTTTGAGAGATAATTTTGACACAATTATTCAATTTAAAAATAGCAAAAAAGAAAGTATTTTGCTGTTGATGTAG
- the hypE gene encoding hydrogenase expression/formation protein HypE, producing MDYSPPNSTQNLFLQKVEQSRQRQGKVRDTHITLAHGSGGKAMRDLIDDIFVSNFDNPILAQLEDQANFNLASLAEHGNRLAFTTDSYVVDPLFFPGSDIGELAVNGTINDLAVSGAKPLYLSCSVILEEGLPVETLRRVATSMKIAANKVGVQIVTGDTKVVHRGAADKLFINTAGIGIIPDKINISAHNIQPKDVVIINGEIGNHGAAILIARGELALETDIESDCQPLNELVENILKVCPEIHAMRDATRGGLATVLNEFAVSSRVGIRIDENSLPIREEVKGICEILGLDPLYLANEGKLVIVAPREYADAILSAMKSHPTGKDACILGEVISSYPGIVLLKTVFNTERIVDMLVGEQLPRIC from the coding sequence ATGGATTATTCACCCCCTAACTCAACACAAAATCTCTTCTTACAAAAAGTTGAACAAAGTCGCCAGCGCCAAGGTAAAGTGCGAGATACTCATATCACCCTCGCCCACGGTAGCGGTGGAAAAGCCATGCGCGATTTAATCGATGATATCTTTGTCAGCAACTTTGATAATCCCATTCTTGCCCAATTAGAAGACCAAGCTAATTTTAATTTAGCTAGTCTCGCAGAACACGGAAATAGACTAGCTTTTACCACTGATTCCTATGTTGTAGACCCCTTATTTTTTCCTGGTAGCGACATAGGAGAACTAGCAGTTAACGGTACAATTAATGACTTAGCCGTTAGTGGTGCCAAACCCCTATACCTTTCGTGTAGCGTCATTTTAGAAGAAGGACTACCCGTAGAAACCTTGCGACGTGTCGCTACAAGTATGAAAATAGCAGCCAATAAAGTAGGAGTACAAATCGTCACTGGTGACACAAAAGTTGTACATCGTGGCGCTGCTGATAAACTATTTATTAACACTGCAGGTATTGGCATCATCCCAGATAAAATTAATATCTCAGCCCACAATATTCAACCAAAAGATGTAGTCATAATTAACGGTGAAATAGGCAATCATGGCGCTGCTATTTTAATCGCTCGCGGGGAATTAGCATTAGAAACTGATATAGAAAGCGACTGTCAACCGTTAAATGAATTAGTAGAAAATATCCTCAAAGTCTGTCCAGAAATCCACGCCATGCGGGATGCGACACGCGGCGGTTTAGCCACAGTTTTAAATGAATTTGCTGTGAGTTCTCGCGTAGGAATTCGCATTGATGAAAATTCTCTACCCATCCGAGAAGAAGTCAAAGGAATCTGTGAAATTTTGGGTTTAGACCCTTTATATTTAGCCAATGAAGGTAAGCTAGTAATAGTAGCACCGCGTGAATATGCAGACGCTATTTTATCAGCAATGAAATCTCATCCAACGGGGAAAGATGCTTGTATTCTGGGAGAAGTTATTTCTTCATATCCCGGTATTGTGTTGTTAAAAACTGTTTTTAATACTGAACGGATTGTTGATATGTTAGTGGGCGAGCAATTGCCCAGAATTTGTTGA
- the hypA gene encoding hydrogenase maturation nickel metallochaperone HypA: protein MHELGITQNIVAIVTEHAQGMKVKRVLLEIGQLSAILPEAVQFCFDICTQNTVLENAILEIRQIPGLAKCRQCGAKIALDKPFGVCSCGSVQLDLIAGEELKIKEIEIEELCV, encoded by the coding sequence ATGCACGAATTGGGAATTACACAAAATATTGTGGCGATAGTGACAGAACATGCTCAAGGAATGAAAGTAAAGCGAGTTCTATTAGAAATTGGTCAACTTTCCGCAATTCTACCTGAAGCTGTGCAATTTTGTTTTGATATCTGTACACAAAATACAGTTTTAGAAAACGCGATATTAGAAATTAGACAAATACCCGGTTTAGCAAAATGTCGCCAATGTGGTGCAAAAATTGCTCTAGATAAACCCTTTGGCGTTTGTAGTTGTGGTAGCGTGCAATTAGATTTAATCGCTGGTGAAGAACTAAAAATTAAAGAAATAGAGATAGAGGAATTATGTGTGTAA
- the hypB gene encoding hydrogenase nickel incorporation protein HypB, with product MCVTCGCSDEGKSKITNLQDDVVEHNHHHTHTLADGTVITHIHSDDHHHEAAHIHAKVHKTTISLEQNILAKNNLLAAENRGWFKGRNILALNLMSSPGAGKTTLLTRTINDLKHQFSISVIEGDQETTNDAQKIKATGCKVVQINTGTGCHLDASMIAKGLQQLNPPLDSMVMIENVGNLVCPALFDLGERAKVVILSVTEGEDKPIKYPHMFRASEMMILTKIDLLPYVQFDVQKCIEYAQQVNPEIKIIQLSATTGTGLDGWYKWLCEVSS from the coding sequence ATGTGTGTAACCTGCGGCTGTTCTGATGAGGGTAAAAGCAAAATTACAAATCTACAAGATGATGTAGTGGAACATAATCATCATCATACTCACACTTTAGCTGATGGGACAGTAATTACTCATATTCACAGTGATGACCATCATCATGAAGCTGCACACATTCATGCAAAAGTACATAAAACTACTATATCTTTAGAACAAAATATATTAGCCAAAAATAACCTATTAGCTGCAGAAAATCGGGGCTGGTTTAAAGGTAGAAATATTCTCGCTTTAAATTTAATGAGTTCTCCTGGAGCCGGGAAAACTACTCTTTTAACTCGGACTATTAATGATTTAAAACATCAATTTTCTATCAGCGTTATTGAAGGCGACCAAGAAACAACTAATGATGCTCAAAAAATCAAAGCTACAGGCTGTAAAGTTGTCCAAATTAATACTGGAACTGGCTGTCATCTCGATGCATCAATGATAGCGAAGGGCTTACAACAACTCAACCCGCCTCTTGATTCAATGGTGATGATTGAGAATGTAGGGAATTTAGTTTGTCCAGCTTTATTTGACTTGGGTGAACGCGCTAAAGTGGTGATTCTCTCTGTGACTGAAGGAGAAGATAAACCGATAAAATATCCCCATATGTTCCGTGCTAGTGAGATGATGATTCTCACCAAAATTGATTTGCTACCTTATGTACAATTTGATGTGCAAAAGTGCATAGAATATGCTCAACAAGTAAATCCAGAAATTAAAATTATTCAGCTTTCTGCTACAACCGGCACTGGCTTAGATGGTTGGTATAAATGGTTGTGTGAGGTTAGTTCGTAG